TACAAAAGCAGGAGATGGGAAATTCTAGAACCTCACCTTGGCAATAATACTTTCACCTTTGATTTTCTTTGGGATTGTTGTATTAGATGTTACTAATCCAGTAGCATATGAATTGGCTGTAATATCGAATATTGAAGTGGAAGAAGTAGAACAGACTGAAGTACTAGTATCTGATGAGGTCAATGCTTTGGGAGCTTCAATTTCTTGAGAAGATAGCTGGTCGGGTAGAGAAGCAAGATGGCTATTTCTTCCCTTGATGTTTGCTGAATAATAATTTGCAGCaacaaatttcaatttttcaaaaaatgctGAAATAAATATAAAGATGCAAACAAAGTATTTTGGTTAGAACTAATTTCTCAAGAAGAGGACATATGACTCACAGCTAGGACTCAAAGAAGGAGCTCCATTTGCCACCTGCATGGGCATACATTATAAGCTCAAATAACCAGAAAATATATTATTCAATaatataaaaattgaaaatgtatGCCATATTCAAACTAAGTGATGGTTCTAGAAACCTCAACAATTGAATTGTCCTCTTTGTCTCCATCAGCTCGGGACTCTGTGACCTGTCTGCAGAAAACTAATGAGATCAAGGTACTAACCATGTAAAAACCAAACAATGTTGACACAGAGAAGAATTGATAAATTTTTGGGATTGGCGTTtccaatttatttattaaaatttcacTGCTactaaaaatcattttatttgagCAATTAGCCTCAGGAATATATAGTTTTAAGGAATCCAAATGTACTGTTACTTTCTAACTAGAGCATATTTAGAAGTAAATTCAATTATGCTTTATCAATTGAAATTCAACATCATTCTATAAGCTAAGTTCATTTAATTTTAGCAAATGGAATTCGCATTCATCTGAATCAGAATGTAAGTGCCTTGAGAAAATGAAATTTCCTTGCTGTAAAGGTAGCTGTCTAGCCTACTTTCAGATAAACAATATCAATTTGAGAAAATTCAACTGAACGTGGAGTTTAATGATAACTTGAATGTCAGTAGGGTCCAAAAAAGATATGAAATTCCACTCATCATGATCCTTCCAACACAACTGGCGAAAGACATTTGTTTGAGAGATAAAAGGCCAGAATATAAAACAGAATACAGATGTTCAGACCAGAGTATGAGACAGAATATAGCATAAAATAGACAGCTTGGTCATCCTGTTGATAGATTGGTAGGTCATTGAATGCAACCTAAATTCCGCAGGTAGATAAGTTTCGCATATGATCctaacagaaagaagaaatatattttttcccAAATTCACTATGATTCCCTACCAGTTGTTAAATACAACTAAATATAATTGTATAAAATAATTGGCAAGGAACCATAACTGTCCTAACAACAAACATACACCAACAGATTTAAGTTTTCATATGCACCACAAACCTTGAAGCAGAGTTCTGAAATATCGATCGGTTTTCTTCCCTTTCTATTTCCCTACTACAAGAATGGGACTCAACTTGATTCACTGACTCTGTACTTTTGCCAACGACATGATCAACAACACCTTCATCAGCTGGAAGTACAAAACCCTGGTAAAAAGAGAACAGATTACGGAACTATAAAACAAAAGCTTCACACAAGAGTAAGGTAAAGGACTTACCCTTACGACTACTTGAACCAGATCAGACGAAAGCACAATGAGAGTATCCACACAATCTCCTAATGCTAAGTTTGCGCGACACTTCCCTTTCCCTATTTTCGTCGCTTTCTTCAACACAATACCTAATAAAACGAAGCagataaaaatttcaaaagttcgTAAATCTACAACATGCGCGGATCTGACACCAACGAAATATACAAAATCTTAAAATCAAGCTctagcattaaaaaaaaaaaaaaaggtaaagtcGTAAGGAAcgttaaaaaaaaagagaaattttaaggCAGAAATCATGGATcatcaatcaaatcacaaagcTTCGACCTTCAGGACGCATACATCAATTAGATCAACAATCAGGGCAGGCAATAGCGGTTGGCCACACCAACGCAAATCGAAACGAGATAGAGCTAATAGGATGATCAAGGTTGAGCAAAGTAGAAACAAGCGGAGGCCCTATACCGTGGTCCCTGTCGAAGCAGGCGGTGTGCAAGACTCCGGAGTAGAGGGATCCGTCCTTGACCTGGACTTCGACGGGGAGGCCAACGATGCACATCGTGGCGTACAGCAGGGCGTCCCCGAGAGAGGAGGCCGCGGGGATCTCTTCGCTTACGCTTTCCTTCGTCGGAGCCATTCGCGTCGCCGGAATCTTCTCGATCTCGCGGCCGCCCTCGTTCGTCCCAGAGAAGAGAAGCGAAGAGAATTTTTAGCAGCAGTCTCCCTACGAACCGGCCTCCCGCTTAGCTGTCTGCATTAGATTCCGTGCAGCTTGATTCTGATGTGAACCGTTGGATTTACGGAATCTTCTAGATATATAACTTGTCGGTATTTTGTTGTATTTATATTCCAAATATAAGAATTTGAATCTatcaataattttcaaatttcacaATATTAACAAACTTTTTTCGACACATCGTATTTGTTTAATATGATATTTATCTATTTTAGAAAATGATTAAAATGTGAAAAAttgctaattttaaaaataagaattCGATTTAAGCTTCATTTTCGGCTTTTAATTGGGCCTACTGGGTACCCAGTGGGCCTCACATGAGGAATATTAGGCTTTATGGGCTTTTTTGGGCCGTTGGTGGCAATTTTGTAATAAGAGGATGCACTGCTTGCCCTTTCGATTTAAAACCCCACGGTGCTGATTAGTTCTTCCCTTTCCCTCCACCTCCCGCCTTTATCGCTTCCATTCACGCTCTCAAAAACCTTCCAGAAAACCCTAATCCGATCTCGTTTCATCGATCTCCCTCCCCCCCTGCGAGCTCTTTCGCAGCTCGATCCGTCGATCATGGTGAGCTCGGGTGCGAAGCAGCTCTCGCCGTCCTCGTGCTCCCCTTCCCGGCGCAGCAAGAGGCGGCTCCACCGCTTCCTGAAGCCCGGCGACCTCGCACGCCTCAGGGACTCGATCTTCCGGACCGTCAGATCCGATGCGCCACTCCTCCTCTCACCGCCCTCCTCCCCCTCCCCAGCCGCTCAGATCGACGGCCGCCCTTGCTTCGTTGCCCGGGGGCATGGCCCACGGTACCCGCAGCGGAGGAAGCTCGTTGCCGCCAAGTACGTCTTCTTCGGTCCGCCGAGCCCCGATCCGGAGCATTTCTTCGATCCCTTTGGCGTGGATCTGGTTCCTGCTCATTGAGCCTTGTCTGCTCTCTCCCAATTGTTTCGTTCTTTTGTCTGTTCAGTTATATAAAGCGTCAATAGCATGCTTTTTCCCTTCCCTCTAACCTAGCTTCTCAATGATTGAGCTCCAACTGCTCcctcacatttttttttttcatttttgtgtTTGTTTAGTTGTAGTCAAGGTCAATAATGTCAAGATTTGACATTTGCTGCTTAAAGATTGAATTTCTCCTTTCCCCCTCTTGATTTCATTTACTACTTTTTCAGCATGTAGAAACTTGGGGAGTATTGAATGTTTGATTCTGTGAAGAATTGATGTTGAAAATGTAACGTTTTACTGTGGAAATTCTACCTTTATTCTCGTTTGTTGCTTCTTGTAGTCATGGTGTGtctaaggtattttttttttttttatgagaaCAGATCTGTTGAAAAGAGGCAATTTTGGCAATTACTGTCAACGTTTTAATAACTATTGATTGTCCATCTGTTTCAAGTTCATGATAATCATGTGTACTTTAATGTCTTATTTGTAGCATGAGGTTCATTATCATCACTAATTTTACTCTTTTACCATACAATGGCCTTACAAGATATCTCTAAGTTGTTGAAATTGAGATCCTGGTTGTATTTGTTAATTGTTCATCTGCTCCAGACTAATGATAATTGTTGTGCACTTAGATGTCTTATTTATAGCATGGAGTTCATTGGTCATGAACAAATTTACTCTGGCTATAAAATGACTTTTACAAGACTTATCTAAATTGAAATTAAGATCCTTGTGATTTTTAGACGGTTGCTACTTGTCTTTAAAAAATAATCCATCAATTTCTAGTCTGCCTGCCTGCCTGTCATCATCAATCATGTTGCTAGTAAGATTGATCATGAATTTAGGATcttatgattgtttgttcctacCATTTTGTTTAAGCAATGTAGGTCTCTAGTTTCTTGAGGCCTTCGGTTACAAAATTGTCAATTGTGCTTATTTGTTACAAGGCTATCTCTATTCATTTGTTATGTTCTTTGTGCTGATATGTTAGCAAAGGATCATTGCTCTTTTatgtaaaataaatttcaaaattcattcctAATTCCAACCTGTCCCACATGTCTACTTGTTTGTTTCAATTCTTAAGTTCAATTATTTGTCAATGACTTTGCAGCCGATGGCCATCAAAGTGTGAGTAGAAGTAAATGGGTAAGCATTAGTCATAAgtgtaacattagatttatcagtTCATTGATTATCAATATCATATTCCTAAAAAGAGCACTAGTCTCCTTATTTGATTTGTGCAAATTTGCTAATTTTTCTTTATCTTATTCCTTGCACTTAACCATCCTAAATGAATTGTAAGTTAACTATACTCTAATTGATTAGACAATACATTAGTACGCTTCTCCACAATAATATATCCCTTTTAAGTGTCTATTCAATGTTCCCAATACAATCATGCGTGTAGTCGGTTCCTTGGTATCAATATTTGCAGTAGTTAAATTTAGTTTATGTTTTTGCAGTTAACAACTCAAATATTAACTCAGTGAAAGGTTTTGTGCTCTGTTGATATATTGCTAATTGGCCTAGTTATTGATTCTTCATCATGTCAATGTCAATTTATCCAACTTATCTGATTAGGTAAGATACATACAATCATTCATTTTTTTATGGTCTTTGCAAGTTGTTTTCATTGTGTTTCCACATTAATCTCTCTGCTGTACAAGTCAAACAATTACTGTCTGATTTTTAGCTGAAGCAACTTCTGATAAACTTTTCCTATTTTGAGATTCTTCTGGATATGTTCAAAAATTTATTTCCAAACAGAAATGCTCaaaaaaattcctgcaaattataTCATTGTATGAAATTAAAGCTTAGCTTGTGTTAGTTCATAATGTTTAAGCTCAAATTATAGTAGCTCATATATGGTGAAACTTAATGATAGTTATATGATGATGTAAACAACCTTTGCTAACATCTTGCCATATCTAAGATTAGATCTAGGAGtcgtgtttatttttattaatcgtGTTTCAGATTGATCAAGTTGTTTAATGTTATTTAAAATTGTGTCTAATATTATACATGTTTTTGAACATATTCCACATGCGATCAGAAGTTTCTTCTTTCCTGGTGCTTTGCAATATGTATGAGGCTTTACTTGGAACCTAAAACACCACAGAATGTTCATTGATTGGTTCTTTGTATCAGTGTGATGACTTTGATCTATAGTCTGTGTTTGTAGCACATGTCGGTAAGTAAAATACCTTCACCTATAGGAAGACACAAGAGTGAACTCTCTACCAAAGCCAAAAGATCTTTGCCTCAAGAGCTTCTCTATGCCTATTCATCTGCATGAAAACAATTGGTTCATCATAATACGACTACTGAGAATAATGCTTCATAAGTTGTTAAGCTAATTGGGAAGTATCTTTTATTGAAATATAGTATAAGAAACTAAAGGTTGATTTAGATAAAGGATAGTCTTATTTAGGAAGTTCTTGTCAATTAGGAATTTCATATAAGAGTTTATTATATGCAATTTTGGTTATATTGTAAAAGAGTGGTTTCATGATTTGAATCCGTAATATTAAAATCACACTGTAATAATTTTACCGTGGTACCGGCATGTCAAAGGCAATTTTGAATGAGTTATTTTCcgtttttcatgattttttttttctagatgTCCATTTGAAAGTTTAATGATATCTTTGACAAAAaaataagggtgcgtttggtacgtatatttttcattttcattttatggaaaacgcgcgttttctagaaaatagaaaatgacaaaatgtcattttctgtttttctagaaaacgttaGTTATTTTTTTAGAAATCAAGTACGAAAAACGTAAACCAAACATAATTTTTCAGAAAACGTAcgttttcagaaaatgaaaatgaaaaacgcgcgtATCAAACGCACCCTAAATTTCCCAACGTAGTTTTTATATCTTGATATTTTCCAACCAAAATATCTTATGAAACCTCGAAGATTTAATGAATTTATTGATGTCCAATCAAAATCTATTAAAACATTGACTCGGccttaaattagaaattaaattgcATTTGCACATCTGTAGCTCCTTCACTTGTTGCCAAAGAACCCCAAACAGCCCCAAACTCTATCCACGTGAGAATTATTTGATTTGGCCAACGGAGTGGGACCCGCTAAATCTACCAAATGGCCAATAAATTCCCCCTCCCCTACTTTTGTCACGTGGACAAATATTATTAGGCAcaaataagaattattattaaatcaATTAGGCTACGTATTTCCCTACTTAGATTCTTATAGCCTGTGGGTCcgatatttataatttatttttttaattataatatatttatagaaatttttttacatGCATTTAAGGAATATTGGACTTCTAGATTATTCACTACAGgtactttttgatttattttgacgGTCAATAAAAATTTTTCGAAGGATCGAATCGATCACCTCATGTCAATGATTCCTAACTTGATTAATcttgtatttttatttgattCTTATAACCATCATAGCCTTGATTTAGAAACGAATGCATCAAGGGTTGAATTGAAAGTAAACTCATTTTTTCAGATATATAAAGATTAAGTCCTAACTTCGAtaaattaatggatgaatttttcttaaaaagCAATTGATATAAGAACGTTAGGTTGATCAGTCGTCTGCTACAAATACTTTTCGATTTATCTTAATGATCTATCAGGTTATTTATAGACCAGATTGATCatctctaaaattaatcaatGTAAACTAGATACCTAattccaacaaaaaaaaaaaactgaactcGTAACTTGAATTAAGACACCTAATGAACTAACTACTAGATCTCATTGCTTGCATTAGCTATTCCAAAATCATTGTAGTAATAAATTATCGAACAagatctcatatatatatatatatatatatatatatatatatactcgaaCATTCCTTAATCTACTATGTCGATATACAATAATATGAGTGGGATCTAACTCCGTTCGAAACATCATAATcaagaactatatatatatatatatatatatatatatatagtggtgAATCTAGAAATTCAAGTATGGAGGGACGAATTTTACATGGAATAAAGGACATTATCCTCTATCTCCACTAGTAAAATTTCATAATACTAGGGGTTCTGGATCTGCCCCTGTAtatatgatgtgtgtgtgtggttTAGTTCAATCGCACGAGTCAAGTTTCATTTGAACCTCACGAGGGAGCCAGACTAGCGCAACATAAGAGGTAAATCTTAGTTACCCTCCTCGTTAAGTTTGATTTGTTCCGTGTATTGATTTTCGATTTAGAATTTAGCCAATGGAATCGTCTATGCTCAACCGAACAGCCATAATGAATTTCTAAGAGGGGTCGGGAAGGGTTGCGGACTAACAAATTAAGGGGGCGGAGTCTTTTTAGTCACTATAGACCGTAAAAGAGAGTACTTTACTCTTAGCTAGTGAATGCGATGGTCAACCGATCAACGGGCCGGGAAGAAGTTACCATTAAACATTTTGAACATACACACTACTCAAGCAAGACAACTCTTCTACATCAaccaaaaagaaaaggaaaaaaacaagaagcaaaaaacagtgaagaaaatTTAAATGTAAACAATTAAGTCACATCACATCAAGGTTAATTTATAGTCGACAACCGAGTGATTAGAGAGAGATAAATTACGGAGTTAACTTATATCCGACTGCTAAATATCTATAGGATGGAAGGAATTTTTTTCCCATGAGAATATATATATTCGTCGAGAATTGATCTTTTATCATATTATGACACACTATCATTCTCAAGCCAACTAGACATCCttataagcaaaaaaaaaaaaaaaatcctagctAATAAGGatcctaattaaataaaatatttacaatttttcAAACAAAGTGTTTATAAGAGCATCCATAGTAATTGAAATTTTAGGAGAGTTTTTTCATTAGTTTCacgtcaaaagtaaaaaaaaaaaaaaatcatacatcTCTCAATTATCAAAAACCCTTTCaacaattttttttcataaatttcacacttttcattatatatatatgatccggtgataagggtcCACCCCTCAGAGGG
This genomic stretch from Zingiber officinale cultivar Zhangliang chromosome 7A, Zo_v1.1, whole genome shotgun sequence harbors:
- the LOC122003086 gene encoding uncharacterized protein LOC122003086 isoform X1, yielding MAPTKESVSEEIPAASSLGDALLYATMCIVGLPVEVQVKDGSLYSGVLHTACFDRDHGIVLKKATKIGKGKCRANLALGDCVDTLIVLSSDLVQVVVRGFVLPADEGVVDHVVGKSTESVNQVESHSCSREIEREENRSIFQNSASRQVTESRADGDKEDNSIVEVANGAPSLSPSSNIKGRNSHLASLPDQLSSQEIEAPKALTSSDTSTSVCSTSSTSIFDITANSYATGLVTSNTTIPKKIKGESIIAKESKLNPDAKVFTPTATNYRQVAAPVPRFVSPSQMSNSLSVVPTIGAQLGHEVESFASRFTVPSKVVPYNNLIAAQAGNGTHYARPIVGHSSIRQLPVRVNGQYHPLQAGHHVYLNPHSQMVPAGPLNQPVYVHPVSQEPIQGTPFMPQGHPRPHPPQANILKFQGTAAQPIQLPMAPPIMAGENQTLVAPMHVPFAQPYAVPQPVMISDVNGYIFR
- the LOC122003086 gene encoding uncharacterized protein LOC122003086 isoform X2 codes for the protein MAPTKESVSEEIPAASSLGDALLYATMCIVGLPVEVQVKDGSLYSGVLHTACFDRDHGIVLKKATKIGKGKCRANLALGDCVDTLIVLSSDLVQVVVRGFVLPADEGVVDHVVGKSTESVNQVESHSCSREIEREENRSIFQNSASRQVTESRADGDKEDNSIVEVANGAPSLSPSSNIKGRNSHLASLPDQLSSQEIEAPKALTSSDTSTSVCSTSSTSIFDITANSYATGLVTSNTTIPKKIKGESIIAKESKLNPDAKVFTPTATNYRQVAAPVPRFVSPSQMSNSLSVVPTIGAQLGHEVESFASRFTVPSKVVPYNNLIAAQAGNGTHYARPIVGHSSIRQLPVRVNGQYHPLQAGHHVYLNPHSQMVPAGPLNQPVYVHPVSQPIQGTPFMPQGHPRPHPPQANILKFQGTAAQPIQLPMAPPIMAGENQTLVAPMHVPFAQPYAVPQPVMISDVNGYIFR
- the LOC121999813 gene encoding uncharacterized protein LOC121999813, which translates into the protein MVSSGAKQLSPSSCSPSRRSKRRLHRFLKPGDLARLRDSIFRTVRSDAPLLLSPPSSPSPAAQIDGRPCFVARGHGPRYPQRRKLVAAKYVFFGPPSPDPEHFFDPFGVDLVPAH